The Larimichthys crocea isolate SSNF chromosome XI, L_crocea_2.0, whole genome shotgun sequence genome has a segment encoding these proteins:
- the LOC104932424 gene encoding heparan sulfate glucosamine 3-O-sulfotransferase 5 has product MLFKQQALLRQKLFVLGSLAIGSVLYLVARVGTLDRLQPICPIESRLPPSEPEQIPLRTLQFKRGLLHELRKGNATKEQIRLHNLVQQLPRAIIIGVRKGGTRALLEMLNLHPAVVKASQEIHFFDNDQNYARGIDWYREKMPFSFPHQITIEKSPAYFITEEVPERIFKMNSSIKLLIIVREPTTRAVSDYTQVLEGKERKNKTYHKFEKLAIDSNTCEVNTKYKAVRTSIYTKHLERWLKYFPVEQFHIVDGDRLITDPLPELQLVERFLNLPSRISQYNLYFNATRGFYCLRFNIVFNKCLAGSKGRIHPEVDPSVVTKLQKFFHPFNQKFYQITGRTFSWP; this is encoded by the exons ATGCTATTCAAACAGCAGGCATTGCTGAGACAGAAGCTCTTCGTTCTGGGCAGCCTCGCTATCGGAAGTGTCCTCTATCTTGTGGCCAGGGTTGGGACCTTGGATAG gCTACAGCCCATTTGCCCTATTGAGAGCAGACTGCCTCCTTCCGAGCCGGAGCAAATCCCTCTTCGCACCCTGCAGTTTAAGCGTGGCCTGCTCCATGAACTACGCAAGGGCAATGCAACCAAAGAGCAAATCCGCCTGCACAACCTGGTCCAACAGCTGCCTCGGGCTATCATCATTGGAGTGCGTAAAGGGGGCACCCGTGCCCTGCTGGAGATGCTCAACCTGCATCCAGCAGTGGTCAAGGCCTCGCAGGAGATCCACTTCTTTGACAATGACCAAAACTACGCCCGGGGCATCGACTGGTACAGGGAGAAAATGCCCTTTTCCTTCCCTCATCAGATTACCATCGAGAAGAGCCCTGCGTACTTCATCACAGAGGAAGTCCCTGAACGCATCTTCAAGATGAACTCCTCCATCAAACTGCTGATCATCGTCCGCGAGCCCACCACCAGAGCTGTGTCTGACTACACGCAAGTACTGGAGGGCAAGGAGCGCAAAAACAAGACCTACCATAAGTTTGAGAAGCTGGCCATCGACTCCAACACCTGCGAggtaaacacaaagtacaaagcGGTGCGGACCAGCATCTACACCAAACACTTGGAGCGCTGGCTGAAGTACTTTCCTGTGGAGCAGTTTCACATCGTGGACGGGGACCGGCTTATCACCGACCCGCTGCCAGAGCTGCAGCTTGTCGAGCGCTTCCTCAACCTCCCCTCGAGGATCAGCCAGTATAACTTGTACTTCAATGCCACCAGAGGATTTTACTGTCTGCGATTTAACATTGTCTTCAACAAGTGCCTGGCAGGCAGCAAGGGCCGCATCCATCCAGAGGTGGACCCATCAGTGGTGACTAAACTGCAGAAGTTCTTTCACCCCTTCAATCAGAAGTTTTACCAGATCACTGGTAGGACATTCAGCTGGCCATGA